Within the Halorhabdus rudnickae genome, the region TACACTCTCGACGACTTCGAGAGCGACCTCTGAAGTCGGCCCATTCCGCAGTCTCGGATCGCTTTCTACCGCGTTTTTCGGCCTACAGTTCGAGCGACGGTGTCTCGAAGACCGTGTGTACAACACCGACAAGCCATCGGGACGCCAGCCACTGGCCGACGATCATATCTCACCGAGCTGGTCGAATCCTGACACGCTCACCGGTTGCCCAAGGCATTACCTCGCGCGGCACAGTGTGACAGTATGACTGGCCAGAGATCACGGTTGTTCGTCTGGACCGGCGGCGCGGTCGCGTGGGTACTCGGAATGGTGGCCGCCGGCCCGCTGATCGGCGGTGATCCAGTACAGGTGGCGGCCCAGACGGTCATCGAGGCCGCACCGGGGCCGGTGGCGACCTGGGCGATCGATACCTTCGGATCGTACGCACAGCCGCTATTGATGGTCGGTGTTTCGGCCGGTATCGTCGCCGCAGGGACGGGCACTGGTTTCCTGCTGGCCCGGATCGATCCGGAACCGCGCCGACGTCTACGGGTAGCCTACGCGCTGGCGCTGACCCTCGTCGTCACGACGGGCAGCGGGTTCTACGTTGCGGGCGGCGGGATTTCGACACGATGGCTGCTCGCGACGATGCTCGCAGTCGTTCCGCCCGGCGTGGTGTGGTGGGCTGTCGCCGGAACCAGAGCGAGGACCGTCGGGCGGCGGCGCGCACTCCAGCGAATGGGTCTCGCCGGCGGCACGATCGTCGCCGGCGGCGCGATCGCACAGTTCCTCGGTGGGGCGTCGTCACGCGAGGGCGTCCAGCCAGGCGAACCGCTCGATCCGGTCGCGGAGAAGACCGAGACCGGAACGACGACGCCGACGGCAACGCCGAGGAATGGGCAGGACACCCTCGAATCGCGAAGTGAGACGGACAGCGTCGTCGTCTCGTCGTCCGCGAGCGACGAGGAGTTTGGCTTCGACTTCGAAGGGATGCCGGCACTCATCGGCTCCGCCGCGGATCACTACGTGGTCGATAAGAACGTCTCGCCGCCGAAGGTGAGTGTCGACGAGTGGTCGCTGTCGATCGACGGGGCGACCGAACAGCACCGCGAGTTCACTTTCGAGGAGCTCCGGACCCATCCCGATCGCAGGGAAATGACGGTCACGATGGCCTGTATCTCGAATAGCGTCGGCGGGAACCTGATCGGAACGACCGACTGGATCGCCGTTCCGGTTCGGACGCTACTGGCAGAAGCGGGCGTGACCGACGACGCAGTCGACGTCGTCACCCACGCCGAAGACGGGTACTCGGAAGCGATCCCGTGGTCGGTCCTCAGCGAGCGCGAGGACATCGTGCTCGCCGTCGGTATGGATGGGTCGACGTTACCCGCCGAGCACGGGTTCCCGGCGCGGCTTTTGATCCCGGGACGGTACGGCATGAAGTCGACGAAGTGGGTGACCGGGTTCGAACTCGCCACCGAAGAGCACGAGGCGTACTGGGAGCAGCGAGGCTGGGACGAGGAAGCCGTCATCAACACGCTGTCGTACGTCCGCGCTATACAGCGCCGCGGCGACCGAATCGCGATCGGCGGCATCGCCGACGCTGGCGTCCGGGGGATCGATCGGGTCGAGGTGAGTGTCGACGGCGGGTCGACGTGGACCGACGCCACGCTCGAAGAGCCAGTCTCGCCACATGCTCGACGACGATGGCGGTACGTCCTCGAACGGTCGGATTCCGGACCGCTCGACGTCGTGGTTCGCGCGACCGACGGCGAGGGCGAGCGCCAGACCTCCTCGCGGTCGCCGCCCCATCCCGGCGGATCGACGGGATGGCATTCCGTCACCGTCTCGCTGTGACCAGCGGACCGCGCTCAGAACTCAAGCATGCCGGAAAACAGTGCCCGCCCGGTCTTGAGGTACGACGGTCGCGTCACGCGGTCGTGTTCCGCCCGGGTGAGCTTGAAGTCGAAAACGTCGAGGTTCTCTTCGAGGTGGTCACGCGAGGTCGACATCGGGATCGTCGCCACGTTACGGTGCTGGGTCGCCCACCGGATCGCGACCTGTGGCCCGGTCTTGCCGTAGCGCTCGCCGATGCGTTCGAGCAGGTCGTCACCGAGCAGGCCGCCGTTGGCCAGCGGGCTGTAGGCCGTCAGCATGACGTCGTTGTCCTGACAGTAGGCGAGCAACTCGCGCTGTGGCCACCAGGGGTGAAAGAGGACCTGGTCGGTCAGGACGGGCACATTGGAGAACTCGCGAGCGCGGTCGAGGCGGTCTTTGCCAAAGTTGCTGACGCCGAGGTGACGGGCCATACCGCGCTCGACGGCTTCGTTCAGCCCGGCCATCACCGTCTCCAGGTCGGCCAGCGGATGGGGCCAGTGGATCAACAGGAGATCGACGTAGTCCGTATCGAGTTCCGCGAGGCTGTCCTCGACGGAGGCGACGATCGAGTCGACCGATCGGTGGGACGGATCGACCTTCGTCGTGAGGAAGATTCCGTCGCGATCGACGTCGGCCTCCGCGATGGCGCGGCCGACGCCGGACTCGTTCCCGTAGATCTGGGCAGTGTCGACGTGTCGATAGCCGACATCGAGGGCGTTGCTGACCGCTCTGTAGGCGGTGTCGGTCTCCATCTGCCAGGTGCCGACGCCGATCGCGGGGACTTCCGTTCCGGAAACGGAAACGTAATCCATAGTCTCTCTATGTGGGCGACCGTAAAGAACGTCCGGCCCTCGTGGACCCCACTTGTGTTGGTGGCGGAAGCGATCTTGTAATATCTATCCCACTGGTGGTAGAATTCGGGACCCCGTTCTACAACGCCTGGAACAAAACTCATACAGAACCATTCTCGAACGGCTTCTTCGTGGGCTGTCGCTGAATTGTTCACCACATTTATTTTCATTTGAAATAACCAATAAACAGATGGTATCCCGCAGAACGTTCCTCACATTATTGGCGACGACGCCAACAGCCGGGTGTACAAGGTTTACCACGGAGAACGGTGGACAGAGCTCAATCCCAACCATCCCTGCGTGCGAAGAACAAGCCCCATGGCCGACGTTCCAGGGAGGCCCCCAACGTTTGGGCCGGGCCGCGAGTACTATCGGGTCCCGTCTGGGAGCACATTTCGTCGCCGCGGAAGCATTCCCGGCTGGACGTATGGGAATGGTGGTTTGCACCGATAGCCTAACGCTGATGACGTGGAGGCAGAGTGAAACCGTTTTCCGGTATCACACTTCTTCCGGGACGATTGATTCGTTCAAACTTGACGACTCGACACAGGTTTACCCCGCGCTTCACTGTTCCAATCTCGTGGTTTCTTCCGACAGTATTCGGTATCAAATTGATACGGATGATTGGCAAGTCCGTCAAGAACAATCGACTGCATCACCTTACGCTAGCCCGCTATTCGATACTGATCGGCTCTACGTGACTGGATCAGGTGGTCTACAGGCGATCGACAGCGGTGCGGAATTACTGTGGACCTACTCGAATGACCGCCTAGTGACGGGGATCGCCAGTACTGAAAAGACGGTATACGCCATCGAAAGCAACGCTCAGGGAGGGCAACTGATTGGGCTCGATGCTGAGACAGGAGACGTTCGTTGGCAGACGGACCGAATCGGCGAGACATATGCTGACCCCGTCGTTGGCCGGCACGTCTACGTGACGAGTGCCCGCGGAGATATCTTCGCCATTGACCGAAACGACGGCGATGTCCTGTGGACCCACCAGACGGGAACGCGTGACTCGCGGTTTACGGTTCCCGCCGTAGGTGACGGGGAACTCTTCATCTCGGACGAGGGCTCAGGAAGCGTTCGCGCAGTCAGAGAATTAAACGGCGAGACGCTCTGGGAAACGACAATCTATCGAGATAGCAGCCGGCAGAAACCAACGGGAACGTTGTTTGCCCCTACGCTGACCGAAGAGAACGTTTTCGTTAGTGCTGGGCCGGCCGGACTCGTCGCTTTGGGCCGGGACAATGGACAGAGACGATATCAAAACGCCGAGAAAACTGTCGTGTCTCCACTCGCGATGTCTCAGGAAACTATTTACGCTGCGACGCCTTCTGGACTTATGCTCTTCGAATCGTCGGATTGAATCTCAATAGCTACCGACAGTAGTTCCACGCTGCCCCGTCTGGAGTCAAGGAAGTCGTTGCGTGCTATGACTTCGACCGCCGATCCTTGACAACGCCGATGGACGACTGTTAGGGCACCAGCCGACTCACAGTCCCACGGTTCTCGGCCACCCATCGGTAGACGTGTTCCCGTGTCGAGGGATAGCCGGGTAGCCGTCCCAGGGCATCGAACAACACGGTGGGAGCCAGTTCAGTCTCGGCGAACGCCCGTTCGACGGCTTCCCCACAGGAGTAGACGGCGTCGTCGGTCAACAGGTGCGCGCAATCCCGATACTCCGCTGGGAGACGCTCGCGCTGTTGGGGTGACAACTCGGTGAAGCCGACGATTCGGACGTCGCCATGACGGGCGATGAATCGGGCTGATCGAGTACAGAACCCGCAATCGTCGTCGTAGACGAGCGTCGGCGGCATGAATGGAAATACGGACTCCACTCTCAAAGGGTCACGGGCCGACAGTGGACTCATCGCAAGGAGAGATCGACGACGAGCCGACAGCTATAGGGCCTGGATTGCCCAAGACGGACGTATGGAAGCCTGGAAAGCGATGGTGGTGGCAAGTGCCGTCCTCGCGCTGTTCGCGATCGTCGTGTCGGTAGTGAACGTCAACTTGACGGGGCCGACGGTCGCGGCGATCCTGGCCTTCGTCACCAGCGCGAGTCTCGCTTTCTACGCATTCTCGAAACGGGGCTTCCAGTTCGGCCAGGGACTGGGCGAGAGCATGCGCGAGAAAAAGTGAGGGGAGAACCTTCTTGCGCGCCCGGGCCGTCAGACAGGATATGGCCGGAGGAAACACGCTGCTGAACGCGCTGATTGGGGCCGTCGTGGCCGTCGTGCTGGCGTTCGTCCCGTTCTCGCCGGTGCTCGGCGGGGCGACCGCGGGGTATCTCCAGGGGGGCGACCAGTCCGACGCGCTCCGTGTCGGCGCACTGTCCGGGCTTCTCGCGTCGATCCCGCTGGTACTGCTAATGCTGGTGGTAGTGACCGTGCTCCCGTTTCTCCCCGCATTCGGCCTGCCCGGATCGATGACCGCGCTCGTCGCCGTGTTCGCACTGATCGCGTTCGCGCTCATTCTGCTTTACTCGATCGGCCTTGGTGCACTCGGTGGTATTCTCGGTCGGTACATCACTCGCGAGACAGACTTCTGACCCACGGTCCGGAACGCCCTTAATAGTCGCTGCCCCAACGCCGAGCATGGTCACTGCGAGCGCCCCGGGGAAGGTCTATCTCTTCGGCGATCACGCCGTCGTCTACGGGGAGCCGGCCGTGCCCTGCGCGATCGAGCGCCGCGCGACGGTGACAGCCACCGAACGCGGGGACGCCGCCTTGCGCGTCCAGGCCGGCGATCTGACGCTCGATGGCTTCACCGTCGAGTACGATGGCGATACCTCGGGCACTCCCGACGTCGATGTCGAACAACCGCTCCTCGAGGCAGCAATGGGCTACATCAACGAGGCGATCGAACAGGCCCGGGACGCGGCCGACCGTCCGGACGCGGGATTCGACGTGACGATCGACAGCGCGATCCCGCTTGGGGCCGGACTCGGCTCCTCGGCCGCCGTCGTGGTCGCTGCCATCGATGCGGCGACGCGGGAACTGGGCGAACCCCTCGGCGTCGAAGAGATCGCCGACCGGGCCTACCGAGTCGAGCTGGCCGTTCAGGACGGCGAAGCTTCGCGTGCAGATACCTTCTGTTCGGCGATGGGTGGCGCCGTTCGCGTCGAGGGTGACGACTGTCGGCGCCTCACGGACGTCCCGAATCTGCCCTTCGTGATCGGCTACGATGGCGGATCGGGCGATACCGGCGCGCTGGTCAGCGGCGTCCGTTCGTTGCGCTCGACGTACGACTTCGCCGCCGATACGATCGCGGCGATCGGCGATCTCGTCCGGCGGGGCGAGCAAGCACTGGCAGACGACGACCTGGCGGAACTCGGGCGGCTCATGGACTTCAATCACGGGCTGCTCTCCGCGCTCGGCGTCTCGGCGCGCTCGCTGGACGCGATGGTGTGGGCCGCCCGGGACGCCGGCGCGAAAGGGGCGAAGCTGACCGGCGCGGGCGGCGGCGGCTGTATCGTCGTGCTCGACGACTCGGCGGGGACCGAGACCGCACTGGACTACACGCCGGGCTGTGAGCGTGCGTTCCGTGCCGACCTCGATACGGACGGCGTCCGGGTGGAGCGATCATGAACACGAGTCAGCGAGG harbors:
- a CDS encoding aldo/keto reductase, encoding MDYVSVSGTEVPAIGVGTWQMETDTAYRAVSNALDVGYRHVDTAQIYGNESGVGRAIAEADVDRDGIFLTTKVDPSHRSVDSIVASVEDSLAELDTDYVDLLLIHWPHPLADLETVMAGLNEAVERGMARHLGVSNFGKDRLDRAREFSNVPVLTDQVLFHPWWPQRELLAYCQDNDVMLTAYSPLANGGLLGDDLLERIGERYGKTGPQVAIRWATQHRNVATIPMSTSRDHLEENLDVFDFKLTRAEHDRVTRPSYLKTGRALFSGMLEF
- a CDS encoding thiol-disulfide oxidoreductase DCC family protein, with translation MPPTLVYDDDCGFCTRSARFIARHGDVRIVGFTELSPQQRERLPAEYRDCAHLLTDDAVYSCGEAVERAFAETELAPTVLFDALGRLPGYPSTREHVYRWVAENRGTVSRLVP
- a CDS encoding PQQ-binding-like beta-propeller repeat protein; translation: MTGSGGLQAIDSGAELLWTYSNDRLVTGIASTEKTVYAIESNAQGGQLIGLDAETGDVRWQTDRIGETYADPVVGRHVYVTSARGDIFAIDRNDGDVLWTHQTGTRDSRFTVPAVGDGELFISDEGSGSVRAVRELNGETLWETTIYRDSSRQKPTGTLFAPTLTEENVFVSAGPAGLVALGRDNGQRRYQNAEKTVVSPLAMSQETIYAATPSGLMLFESSD
- a CDS encoding DUF5518 domain-containing protein: MAGGNTLLNALIGAVVAVVLAFVPFSPVLGGATAGYLQGGDQSDALRVGALSGLLASIPLVLLMLVVVTVLPFLPAFGLPGSMTALVAVFALIAFALILLYSIGLGALGGILGRYITRETDF
- the mvk gene encoding mevalonate kinase, producing MVTASAPGKVYLFGDHAVVYGEPAVPCAIERRATVTATERGDAALRVQAGDLTLDGFTVEYDGDTSGTPDVDVEQPLLEAAMGYINEAIEQARDAADRPDAGFDVTIDSAIPLGAGLGSSAAVVVAAIDAATRELGEPLGVEEIADRAYRVELAVQDGEASRADTFCSAMGGAVRVEGDDCRRLTDVPNLPFVIGYDGGSGDTGALVSGVRSLRSTYDFAADTIAAIGDLVRRGEQALADDDLAELGRLMDFNHGLLSALGVSARSLDAMVWAARDAGAKGAKLTGAGGGGCIVVLDDSAGTETALDYTPGCERAFRADLDTDGVRVERS
- a CDS encoding molybdopterin-dependent oxidoreductase translates to MTGQRSRLFVWTGGAVAWVLGMVAAGPLIGGDPVQVAAQTVIEAAPGPVATWAIDTFGSYAQPLLMVGVSAGIVAAGTGTGFLLARIDPEPRRRLRVAYALALTLVVTTGSGFYVAGGGISTRWLLATMLAVVPPGVVWWAVAGTRARTVGRRRALQRMGLAGGTIVAGGAIAQFLGGASSREGVQPGEPLDPVAEKTETGTTTPTATPRNGQDTLESRSETDSVVVSSSASDEEFGFDFEGMPALIGSAADHYVVDKNVSPPKVSVDEWSLSIDGATEQHREFTFEELRTHPDRREMTVTMACISNSVGGNLIGTTDWIAVPVRTLLAEAGVTDDAVDVVTHAEDGYSEAIPWSVLSEREDIVLAVGMDGSTLPAEHGFPARLLIPGRYGMKSTKWVTGFELATEEHEAYWEQRGWDEEAVINTLSYVRAIQRRGDRIAIGGIADAGVRGIDRVEVSVDGGSTWTDATLEEPVSPHARRRWRYVLERSDSGPLDVVVRATDGEGERQTSSRSPPHPGGSTGWHSVTVSL